Proteins encoded within one genomic window of Thiothrix litoralis:
- a CDS encoding hydrogenase maturation protease, producing MTTAIMGIGSPFGKDQAGWDAVDQLAQQAWAQAAIEHGTLVLHKLDRPGMGLLEHLQRYAHVILVDAVIAPHYAPGMIIPLQREELALWEAPASSHGFGVAEALAMGDALGMLPERLEIWGVVVAD from the coding sequence GTGACAACGGCGATTATGGGCATTGGTTCGCCGTTTGGGAAAGATCAGGCGGGTTGGGATGCTGTCGATCAGCTTGCGCAACAGGCTTGGGCACAAGCGGCGATTGAGCACGGAACGCTGGTGTTACATAAACTCGACCGCCCCGGCATGGGGTTGCTGGAACATTTGCAGAGGTATGCGCATGTGATTCTGGTGGATGCGGTGATTGCACCCCACTATGCGCCCGGTATGATTATCCCGTTGCAGCGGGAAGAGCTGGCGTTGTGGGAAGCGCCTGCTTCTTCGCACGGTTTCGGGGTGGCGGAGGCGTTGGCAATGGGGGATGCGTTGGGGATGTTGCCGGAGAGGTTGGAAATTTGGGGGGTTGTGGTGGCGGATTGA